In a single window of the Debaryomyces hansenii CBS767 chromosome A complete sequence genome:
- a CDS encoding DEHA2A13816p (weakly similar to uniprot|P23643 Saccharomyces cerevisiae YDR495C VPS3 Vacuolar sorting protein), with translation MANDYIQLDGINCHPSTHKFRALVTDLASVVQNEEEIITYIASYQVNIYVGTSLGQILHYHHFEDASDYILISQLQISQDKKPVKKILILPHIERALVLCGEIASVYSVPELSPSHIGKLKKIVDLSYFSNHSPLKNSEIRPSIENEEVLTLTDDKIRVIQVSKESIKLIKDISYSNAIKCVAFSSLNMSDHGSLAVVANEKNYDIIDLKKTRKVPLFDYHPNANDDMYPQIVPFFPNDDETDEEILLTIKSDESTSMSMFINSSGDITRGTLLWPSGEHPSGGVSIEWPYVFAICKSNNLKSKMIVASLKSFETESSYYIQDLLNISEGEKDSREVVTDSAEITNQEANTVEPIMETLPKESSADDVPPQTASNIKDDDTDKNSEGYKILKVYQNIECNDDELSNLLSKTDIKDGSIMNSNSKYNIGSTTLVYKESSIWMMYEINQIITLTKKIREISLGTSLNLEEIKNISKSLEAIIPKYTCELHDYSIQFLFLLYTSEGNYNQCMELSFQKVKDGTNKASELSLDPRFVIFAIDSIQPNDPLLSNFQIFTGLTDISEHLFDRHVQNGLLIDYLEKLYTEYLVDGDDTDEDLLKYCRMKLYQEKLTSSKLLIDFINHHDKEIWKIQSLNNDDILNLVKNSKNYFGLLQIYLTLVDNSEEHFKEEISKEICDICLRLLDEELSDPDVTKPLGSEVHFNDVSFNLQEIILSQLKENVKNDNTYSKYLLEVLKFNPSVGLSFMKANNDTQKATHKRIIEEMSESFSNEIDFSQLRLEYMESSFLEALEIELDLEALDEFLVELTKGIVSKLEDSNKFNFNILQQTYQIENSLSDSKWPKISWPDYLRISMKRSECQQFIDVYLKILELLIIRTRNRDSQYTSTISKFEEIISVENIFSYFKSIYSKQEDSLVGLLEFSDYSSAEYVALYGEFPLPVSACYFRNSKYITSNNRSSYKHKKNNLVNIFQFYIKRECDDHQHFPAIQHFISTYGILFTVGEVLAMVPIHFPIIYLQDYLRNVIINIDADHRDTGLKKILSKVDAKFTKDLCNDLTPEEQ, from the coding sequence ATGGCAAATGACTACATCCAATTAGATGGAATCAATTGCCATCCATCGACACATAAGTTTCGAGCACTCGTTACAGATCTTGCATCTGTTGTGCAAAACGAAGAAGAGATTATTACTTATATTGCATCTTATCAAGTTAACATATATGTGGGCACTTCTTTAGGACAAATTTtgcattatcatcatttcGAAGATGCTTCCgattatattttaatttcacAATTACAAATATCTCAAGACAAGAAACcggtgaagaagatattgatactACCTCACATTGAAAGGGCACTAGTTTTATGCGGTGAAATTGCAAGTGTATACTCTGTCCCAGAATTATCCCCATCACATATTGgtaaattgaagaaaatagtTGATTTACTGTacttttcaaatcattctcccttgaaaaattctgaAATACGACCTAGTATCGAGAATGAGGAAGTACTAACTTTAACAGATGATAAAATTCGAGTAATTCAAGTTAGTAAAGAACTgattaaattaatcaagGATATAAGCTATTCTAATGCTATAAAATGTGTAGCATTTAGCTCTTTGAATATGCTGGATCATGGTTCTTTGGCTGTGGTAGCAaatgaaaagaattatGATATAATTGACTTAAAGAAGACTCGCAAAGTTCCATTATTTGACTATCACCCCAATGCAAATGACGACATGTATCCTCAAATTGTCCCTTTTTTTcctaatgatgatgaaactgATGAAGAGATTTTACTTACAATCAAGTCCGATGAGTCTACGTCTATGTCAATGTTTATTAACTCCTCTGGTGATATTACAAGAGGAACATTATTATGGCCAAGCGGCGAACATCCGTCTGGTGGtgtttcaattgaatgGCCATATGTATTTGCTATATGCAAAtcgaataatttaaaaagcAAGATGATCGTCGCCTCTTTGAAGTCATTTGAAACTGAATCTAGCTATTACATTCAGGATCTCTTGAATATTTCGGAGGGAGAAAAAGATTCTAGAGAAGTGGTAACAGATTCTGCAGAAATTACAAATCAAGAAGCTAATACAGTAGAACCTATAATGGAAACCTTACCGAAAGAATCAAGCGCAGATGATGTGCCGCCACAAACAGCCtcaaatattaaagatgatgatacTGATAAGAATTCTGAAGGCTAtaagatattgaaagtatatcaaaatatagaATGCAATGATGACGAGCTTTCAAACTTATTAAGTAAGACTGATATTAAGGATGGTTctataatgaattcaaattcaaaatacaaTATTGGGAGCACAACATTAGTATACAAAGAATCTAGTATTTGGATGATGTATGAAATTAACCAGATAATAACTTTGACAAAGAAGATACGTGAAATATCTTTAGGCACTTCTCTtaatttagaagaaataaagaatatatcaaaGCTGTTAGAAGCGATTATTCCAAAATACACATGTGAATTACAtgattattcaattcaatttcttttcttattatACACCCTGGAAGGTAATTATAACCAATGCATGGAACTATCATTCCAAAAGGTAAAAGATGGTACAAATAAGGCTTCAGAGCTAAGCCTTGATCCGAGGTTTGTAATATTTGCTATTGATAGCATTCAACCTAACGACCCATTGTTGCTgaactttcaaatttttacAGGATTAACTGATATAAGTGAACATTTATTTGACAGACATGTCCAAAATGGCCTTTTAATTGACTATTTGGAAAAGCTCTACACTGAATATCTAGTCGATGGGGACGATACTGACGAGGATCTTTTGAAGTACTGTCGCATGAAATTATATCAAGAAAAGCTTACTTCGAGTAAACTCctaattgattttatcaatcaCCATGATAAGGAGATATGGAAGATTCAAagtttgaataatgatgacATCTTAAATCTTGTAAAGAACAgcaagaattattttggtttattaCAGATATACCTCACATTGGTAGACAATTCAGAAGAACACTTTAAAGAGGAAATTTCTAAAGAAATATGTGATATATGTTTAAGATTGTTAGATGAGGAATTAAGTGATCCTGACGTAACCAAGCCATTAGGTTCTGAAGTACATTTTAATGATGTTTCTTTTAATTTGCAAGAAATAATCTTATCTCAGCTTAAAGAGAATGTAAAGAATGATAACACCTACTCAAAATACTTACTTgaagttttgaaatttaatCCTTCAGTGGGTTTATCATTCATGAAGGCAAATAATGACACGCAAAAAGCAACTCATAAGCgtattattgaagaaatgtCCGAATCGTTTTCTAATGAGATCGATTTTTCACAACTACGCTTAGAGTACATGGAATCTAGCTTCTTAGAAGCTTTGGAAATTGAGTTGGATTTAGAAGCTCTAGATGAATTTCTCGTTGAATTGACCAAAGGAATTGTTTCGAAATTGGAAGACagtaataaattcaattttaatattttacaACAAACTTACCAGATAGAAAATTCATTAAGTGATTCAAAATGGCCTAAAATAAGCTGGCCAGATTATTTAAGAATTAGCATGAAACGGAGCGAGTGCcaacaatttattgatgtttatttgaagatctTGGAGCTCTTAATTATCAGAACTCGGAATAGGGATTCACAGTATACAAGCACTATCAGCAAATTTGAAGAGATTATTTCTGTCgaaaatatattcagtTATTTTAAACTGATCTATAGTAAACAGGAAGATTCGCTTGTAGGACTACTTGAATTTTCGGATTACTCTAGTGCTGAGTATGTTGCTTTGTATGGTGAATTTCCTTTGCCTGTGTCTGCCTGCTATTTCAGAAATTCGAAATATATCACACTGAATAATAGATCATCATACAAGCATAAGAAGAACAATCTAGTTAACATATTTCAGTTTTACATTAAGAGAGAGTGTGATGACCACCAGCACTTCCCAGCAATACAGCATTTTATATCAACTTACGGCATTCTATTTACAGTTGGAGAAGTGCTAGCAATGGTACCAATTCACTTTccaattatttatttgcaaGATTACTTGAGAAACGTGATAATTAACATAGATGCTGATCATAGAGATACAGGTTTAAAAAAGATCTTGAGCAAGGTCGATGCTAAGTTTACAAAAGATCTTTGTAATGATCTAACACCTGAGGAGCAATAA
- a CDS encoding DEHA2A13838p (similar to uniprot|P32264 Saccharomyces cerevisiae YDR300C PRO1 Gamma-glutamyl kinase), translating into MSDSKSYIIVIKLGTSSLVDEVTREPRIANMSLIVETIVKLRRQGHKIVLVSSGAIAFGMKRVGISSKPSKLAAVQALASIGQGRLIGLFDDLFRQMEQTIGQILLTRNDISDFNQYKNAKNTLHELLDMGVIPIVNENDTLSVAEIKFGDNDTLSAITAGMVHADYLFLMTDVQCLYTDNPRSNPDAEPILVVDKVDDLDVKTDTESGGSKVGTGGMTTKLIAAGLATNVGVTTIITLSSQPDSILSIVSNIQSMDKLDLSTEQQTRYIAGEIKKNKIPLHTRFLGLPRATKIISDKRFWLLHGIKTKGTLYIDHLCYEALTRKDRAGLLPVGIVAVEGSFHESECVSIKVIAERSSPLSDGLEVGTCRVNYSAIEINLIKGLHSSEIEPVLGFADSEYVAHRDNLAFQPTLPPSTESLFENN; encoded by the coding sequence ATGTCAGATTCAAAGTCATATATAATTGTCATCAAACTTGGGACCTCATCTTTAGTAGATGAGGTTACCAGAGAACCAAGAATTGCAAATATGTCGCTTATAGTGGAAACTATTGTCAAACTTCGTCGCCAGGGACACAAGATAGTCCTTGTCTCATCTGGGGCGATTGCGTTTGGGATGAAAAGGGTTGGTATTTCTAGCAAACCATCAAAGTTAGCTGCGGTCCAAGCGTTGGCATCAATTGGTCAAGGTCGCTtaattggattatttgATGATCTCTTTAGGCAAATGGAGCAGACTATTGGGCAGATTTTGCTTACAAGAAATGATATAAGTGATTTTAACCAGTATAAGAATGCTAAAAATACGTTACATGAATTATTGGACATGGGAGTGATTCCAATTgtaaatgaaaatgacaCGTTATCAGTAGctgaaattaaatttggtgataatgaTACGCTTTCGGCAATTACTGCAGGCATGGTTCATGCCGACTATTTATTCTTAATGACAGACGTTCAATGCTTATACACAGACAACCCAAGGAGTAATCCAGATGCAGAACCTATACTAGTGGTAGACAAAGTTGATGATTTGGACGTGAAAACCGATACAGAATCGGGCGGATCCAAAGTGGGTACTGGGGGTATGACTACAAAATTAATCGCAGCTGGATTGGCTACTAATGTTGGTGTCACTACTATAATAACCCTTTCTAGTCAACCAGACTCGATTTTATCTATTGTGTCAAATATTCAGTCTATGGATAAGCTTGATTTATCTACTGAACAGCAAACTAGATATATAGCTGGTGAGAtcaaaaaaaacaaaatccCCCTCCATACACGCTTCTTAGGGTTACCTCGTGCAACTAAGATAATATCGGATAAGAGATTCTGGTTATTACATGGTATAAAAACTAAGGGAACTTTATATATTGATCATCTATGTTATGAAGCCTTAACTAGAAAAGATAGGGCTGGTTTACTTCCAGTGGGTATTGTGGCTGTTGAAGGCAGTTTCCATGAAAGTGAGTGCGTATCAATTAAGGTGATTGCCGAAAGATCCTCTCCTTTATCTGATGGTCTTGAAGTAGGAACCTGCAGAGTGAATTATAGTGCTATTGAAATAAACTTAATAAAAGGTTTACACAGTAGTGAAATTGAACCAGTTTTGGGATTTGCTGATAGTGAGTACGTTGCCCATAGAGATAATTTGGCATTCCAGCCAACCTTACCACCTTCCACTGAATccttatttgaaaataattag
- a CDS encoding DEHA2A13860p (similar to uniprot|P41734 Saccharomyces cerevisiae YOR126C IAH1 Isoamyl acetate-hydrolyzing esterase): MELNFDKIVLFGDSITQHGFDQSSGFVFGSALQEVTLSAYMRKLDILNRGFSGYNTDHCGLILPKLLEVEHKGGSKVKLMTIFLGTNDALSTIQHVPVSRYRENLASMVDKALRYDIRLVVIGPALHDPKLLPPSYAENGPGDISSSANNKTYSEAARSVAEQYKVPFLDLWTAFKNKGGWSDEQLAQQSVSIRSLLSDGIHFTSEAYQVLYEELISIIDYEYPELAPGNLKMKLAVWNTIDPHNIEKTMFTH; this comes from the exons ATGGAATTGaactttgataaaatagTTCTATTTGGCGATTCGATAACTCAACATGGATTTGATCAAAGTTCAGGTTTTGTATTTGGATCGGCCTTGCAGGAAG TAACATTATCAGCATATATGAGGAAACtagatattttgaatagagGATTTAGTGGTTATAACACAGATCATTGCGGACTTATCCTACCCAAGTTATTAGAAGTCGAGCATAAAGGGGGATCAAAGGTGAAACTTATGACGATTTTTCTTGGTACAAACGACGCACTAAGCACGATTCAACATGTGCCGGTGTCAAGATATAGAGAGAATTTAGCCTCAATGGTGGACAAGGCGTTACGTTACGACATAAGACTTGTAGTTATAGGACCTGCATTGCACGATCCTAAACTTCTTCCACCAAGTTATGCAGAAAACGGTCCGGGAGATATTTCATCGAgtgcaaataataaaaccTACTCTGAGGCTGCAAGATCTGTAGCAGAACAATACAAGGTACCGTTCTTAGATTTATGGACAGCTTTTAAGAATAAGGGAGGTTGGTCAGATGAACAATTAGCCCAACAGAGTGTTTCCATTCGCTCGTTACTATCTGACGGAATACACTTTACTTCCGAAGCTTATCAAGTCCTATACGAGGAgctaatttcaattattgactATGAATATCCCGAGTTGGCCCCCGGTAACCTCAAGATGAAATTGGCCGTCTGGAACACTATTGATCCGCATAATATAGAGAAAACAATGTTCACTCACTGA
- a CDS encoding DEHA2A13882p (similar to uniprot|P53341 Saccharomyces cerevisiae YGR292W MAL12 Maltase), with amino-acid sequence MTKDYIWWKDASVYQIWPASYKDSNGDGVGDIPGIISTLNYVKSLGTDVIWLSPMYDSPQDDMGYDISNYEKVYPKYGTLEDMDNLIEGTHKRGMKLILDLVINHTSTEHDWFKQSRSSKTDPKRDWYIWKPARYDAEGNRHPPNNWVSHFSGSAWAYDETTDEYYLHLFAESQPDLNWENEETRKAIYKSALSFWFEKGIDGFRIDTAGMYSKVQSFSDAPIVFPDSEWQPCQKYFQNGPRIHEFHKEMFASVTSKYDAMTVGEVGHSPREDSLKYVSAKEKEMNMMFLFDAVEVGSNPSDRFIYDGYKLTDFKKAVQNQSSFIEGTDAWSTVFYENHDQPRSITRFGNDSNKYRVKSGKLLALLQSTLSGTLYIYQGQEIGMTNLPRSWSIDEYLDINTINYYKEFKAKYGDNKEKMDKLMDNINLLARDHARSPVQWDDTENAGFSTGKPWMRVNDNYKEINVASQVNDPNSLFSFWKQSLKIRKEYKDLLIYGSFKILDNENQKIFTYVKEAAGQKAYIVLNFTSESLKFENLDGGKLELLHSNVNVEDEGTLSPYEGRFYLIK; translated from the coding sequence ATGACTAAAGATTACATTTGGTGGAAAGACGCTAGTGTTTATCAAATCTGGCCTGCTTCGTATAAAGATTCGAATGGAGATGGTGTAGGTGATATTCCAGGTATTATTTCCACATTGAACTATGTTAAATCATTAGGAACGGACGTTATTTGGCTTTCCCCAATGTATGACTCTCCACAGGATGACATGGGTTACGATATTTCCAACTATGAAAAGGTCTATCCAAAATACGGAACATTAGAAGATATGGATAACTTAATTGAGGGAACCCACAAAAGAGGtatgaagttgattttaGATTTAGTTATTAACCATACTTCAACCGAACATGACTGGTTTAAGCAATCGAGATCGTCTAAAACCGACCCAAAAAGAGATTGGTATATCTGGAAGCCAGCACGCTATGATGCTGAAGGTAATAGACATCCTCCAAATAACTGGGTATCTCACTTTTCGGGATCTGCTTGGGCTTACGATGAAACCACTGATGAATATTACTTACATCTTTTTGCTGAATCGCAACCAGACTTGAATTGGgagaatgaagaaacaagaaAGGCGATCTATAAGTCTGCTTTGTCATTCTGGTTTGAAAAAGGAATCGATGGTTTCAGAATTGATACAGCCGGTATGTATTCAAAAGTTCAATCATTCTCTGATGCCCCAATCGTTTTCCCAGATTCGGAATGGCAACCATGTCAAAAGTATTTCCAAAATGGACCTAGAATTCACGAATTTCACAAGGAGATGTTTGCATCTGTCACTTCTAAATACGATGCTATGACTGTCGGAGAAGTTGGTCATTCACCTCGTGAagattctttgaaatatgtaAGCGccaaagaaaaagagatgAATATGATGTTCTTATTCGACGCTGTGGAAGTTGGATCAAACCCTTCTGATAGATTTATTTATGATGGATACAAATTAACTGATTTCAAAAAGGCAGTACAAAATCAAAGTTCTTTTATCGAAGGTACTGATGCCTGGTCTACCGTCTTCTATGAAAACCATGATCAACCAAGATCTATTACCAGATTTGGTAACGActctaataaatatagGGTTAAATCAGGTAAGCTTTTAGCTTTATTACAGTCTACTTTGAGTGGtactttatatatttatcaaggTCAAGAAATTGGTATGACTAATTTACCAAGATCGTGGtctattgatgaatatcttgatattaatactatCAATTATTACAAGGAATTCAAAGCTAAATATGGAgacaacaaagaaaaaatggATAAATTGATGGATAACATTAATTTATTGGCCAGAGATCATGCCAGATCTCCTGTTCAATGGGATGACACTGAAAATGCAGGTTTCTCTACAGGTAAACCATGGATGAGAGTTAACGATAACTATAAGGAAATTAATGTTGCATCGCAAGTGAATGATCCAAATTCCTTATTTTCCTTCTGGAAACAAAGTTTAAAGATTAGAAAGGAATATAAGGATTTGTTGATCTACGgttctttcaaaattcttgataacGAAAACCAGAAAATCTTTACTTATGTTAAGGAAGCTGCTGGCCAGAAGGCATATATTGTTTTAAATTTTACTTCAGAAAGTTTAAAGTTTGAAAACTTGGACGGAGgtaaattagaattattgcACTCTAACGTCAATGTCGAAGATGAAGGTACCTTGAGTCCTTACGAAGGTAGATTTTATCTCATTAAGTAG
- a CDS encoding DEHA2A13904p (similar to uniprot|P42839 Saccharomyces cerevisiae YNL321W), with protein sequence MSDSQPPGSNNGKQPMRKNDSITEPSEGNRNTSMSSISNSPSLKPKSSSKSRRSKQHLKKFTPGGSTGQKLVFSVDDDPGEQGNVEANKNKVKFDTEYLEGYNDALKALYSKKSRNIINQEPNTSYTPVYDEDNNEEQIEVDDMLKSTNDAENIRSYKSSDIESNLINNIISAKENLKLLKFIENNKDKELPIDQVLGEEDEENGSSDDDSQSVKSGSSVESLNLRERQDAINSTHPFGIKIWKPSLYKKKRSVAARAEEDIHDYDSHASAYRIFWGVYVCNFLWSITFGLALFVLCLIGAFVVFILSGFAINRQSRPYVKLLMKLGKYWLSPFGKFVLLTKDKNYLDEDQLEGRTISEYQKWREQEEGRLFFAPPRRYTNTNNETAPLLKDHKGRPLSDAYSSLDTADSSANALEDPFESDDEEIQDLELADIKKRFFGRGSWSSGRFMFYLYFYVILQPIIWIVGIICWFFVFTIPIAKVAKILCDHLRRHPLALHFELEREYYANIANKDARNKRKHQSIILCTYKCCGLHYYKYTIDGTNVFFYNLLAAVIFVIFDYFVLKERLGWDTWFTDSSFLFCACLFSIIPLAYFIGQAVASISAQSSMGLGAVINAFFSTIVEIFLYCVALNQSKAKLVEGSMIGSILGGVLLLPGLSMCGGALKRKTQRYNPRSAGVSSTMLLFAMVTMFAPSLFYQIYGSYDVMCKKCDADFDLLDAGDCTKCRFVQPSFTLDTLYYTIIKPFSMIVAAALFSAYVCGLFFTLRTHASLIWATNSHEQAALNKREDYIRSPSTASLDHSLQLKSGKPPLKQANLSPSISATYSSGVDTHKQSGTHKVQPLTQSPSLDAYKSRQAVSRNNSSQGNVNKQKTFNENEAVNKPVGQNKDAESEIEENGGHDAANWSRNKSAIILLGATLLYAIIAEILVDNVDSVLSNFPINPKFLGLTVFALVPNTTEFLNAISFAIGGNVALSMEIGSAYALQVVLIQIPSLVLYSIFKEFDNVDKIFSLVFPRWDIIATLISIYLFTYIYAEGKSNYFKGVILILIYAVVLMGFWYNDKIEDLNDGYTSNPRQPGEGIFW encoded by the coding sequence ATGTCCGATTCTCAGCCACCAGGTTCTAATAATGGCAAGCAACCTATGCGGAAGAACGACTCAATTACGGAGCCACTGGAGGGAAATAGAAATACGAGCATGAGTAGCATTTCCAATTCTCCAAGCCTAAAACCAAAATCATCGTCTAAATCAAGAAGATCAAAACAacatttaaaaaaattcacaCCAGGTGGATCAACGGGCCAGAAATTGGTATTCTCAGTAGATGATGACCCAGGAGAACAAGGGAACGTGGAAGCGAATAAAAATAAGGTGAAATTTGATACTGAATACTTAGAAGGTTATAATGATGCTTTGAAAGCACTTTACCTGAAGAAATCAAGGAATATAATCAACCAGGAACCAAATACGAGCTATACTCCAGTatatgatgaagataataatgaagagcAAATAGAGGTTGATGATATGTTAAAATCTACTAATGATGCCGAGAATATCCGTTCGTATAAATCTTCTGATATAGAATCGAATCTtataaacaatataatatcgGCAAAGGAAAATTTAAAGCTTTTGAAGTTTATTGAGAATAATAAGGATAAGGAGCTTCCAATTGATCAGGTTTTgggtgaagaagatgaagaaaacgGTAGCAGTGACGATGATAGTCAATCGGTTAAATCTGGATCTTCAGTTGAGTCTTTAAATTTGAGGGAAAGACAAGATGCCATTAATTCCACGCATCCTTTCGGTATTAAAATCTGGAAGCCATCGTTGtataaaaagaagagatCTGTAGCTGCAAGAGCGGAAGAAGATATCCATGATTATGATTCCCACGCATCAGCTTACAGAATATTTTGGGGAGTGTATGTGTGCAACTTCCTATGGTCTATCACCTTCGGATTAGctttatttgttttatgTCTCATTGGTGCCTTCgttgtatttatattatctgGCTTTGCTATAAATAGACAGCTGAGACCATatgtaaaattattaatgaagttAGGAAAATACTGGCTTTCACCATTCGGTAAGTTTGTACTTTTGACTAAAGacaaaaattatttggatGAAGATCAATTAGAAGGAAGAACTATTTctgaatatcaaaaatggaGGGAGCAAGAAGAAGGTAGATTATTCTTTGCTCCACCAAGAAGATATACAAacacaaataatgaaacaGCGCCACTTCTTAAGGATCATAAAGGAAGACCTCTTAGTGATGCATATTCTTCACTTGATACGGCTGATTCAAGTGCTAATGCTTTAGAAGACCCCTTTGAatcagatgatgaagaaatacaaGATTTGGAACTTGCTGATATCAAGAAGAGATTTTTTGGTAGAGGAAGTTGGTCATCGGGCCGTTTCAtgttttatttatatttttacGTCATTTTACAACCTATTATTTGGATAGTTGGGATAATATGCTGGTTTTTTGTCTTCACGATTCCAATTGCAAAAGTTGCAAAGATTTTATGTGATCATTTGAGACGTCATCCTTTAGCATTACATTTTGAATTAGAAAGAGAGTATTATGCAAACATTGCTAATAAAGATGCAAGAAACAAGCGCAAACATCAGCTGATCATTTTGTGTACGTATAAGTGTTGTGGTTTGCATTACTACAAATATACTATTGATGGAACGAACGTTTTCTTCTATAATTTACTTGCCGCTGttatatttgttatttttgattattttgttCTAAAGGAAAGACTTGGATGGGATACCTGGTTTACAGATTCATCATTCTTATTTTGCGCATGTTTGTTCTCAATCATACCTTTAGCCTACTTTATTGGACAGGCTGTTGCTTCTATTTCGGCTCAGTCCTCAATGGGACTTGGTGCTGTTATTAATGCTTTCTTCTCAACAATTGTGGAAATCTTTTTGTACTGTGTGGCTTTAAACCAATCCAAAGCTAAGTTAGTCGAAGGTTCAATGATTGGCTCAATTCTAGGTGGTGTGTTATTGCTTCCAGGCTTATCCATGTGTGGTGGAGCACTTAAACGGAAGACTCAACGTTATAACCCTCGATCTGCCGGTGTCTCTTCAACAatgttattatttgctatGGTGACAATGTTTGCGCCATCCTTGTTCTATCAAATCTATGGGTCCTATGATGTAATGTGTAAAAAATGTGATGCTGACTTTGATTTGCTTGATGCTGGAGATTGCACGAAATGTCGATTTGTTCAACCGTCATTTACATTGGATACCTTATATTACACTATTATCAAACCGTTTTCCATGATTGTTGCAGCGGCATTATTCTCAGCCTATGTTTGTGGTTTGTTTTTCACCTTAAGAACGCATGCTTCTTTGATTTGGGCTACTAATTCCCACGAACAAGCTGCTCTCAACAAAAGAGAAGATTATATAAGATCACCTAGCACTGCTAGCTTAGATCATTCGTTGCAACTTAAGTCAGGAAAGCCGCCATTGAAGCAAGCTAACCTATCACCCTCTATTTCAGCTACATACTCTAGTGGCGTTGATACACATAAACAAAGCGGCACCCATAAGGTGCAACCCTTGACGCAGTCACCTTCTTTGGATGCATATAAAAGTCGACAAGCTGTATCTCGAAATAATTCGTCACAGGGGAATGTTAACAAGCAAAAGACGTTCAACGAAAATGAAGCTGTAAACAAACCAGTCGGGCAAAATAAGGATGCAGAAAGTGAAATCGAAGAAAATGGTGGACATGATGCGGCTAATTGGTCCAGAAACAAATCAGCCATTATTTTGCTTGGTGCAACCTTATTATATGCGATAATTGCAGAAATATTAGTTGATAATGTGGACTCAGTTTTGTCTAATTTTCCTATTAATCCTAAATTTTTAGGTTTAACTGTTTTTGCTCTAGTTCCTAATACTACCGAATTCTTGAATGCTATTTCCTTTGCAATTGGTGGGAATGTAGCATTATCTATGGAAATTGGTAGCGCTTACGCTTTGCAAGTTGTTCTAATTCAGATTCCAAGTTTagtattatattcaattttcaaagaattcGATAATGTtgacaaaatattttcGTTGGTCTTTCCAAGGTGGGATATTATTGCTactttgatttcaatttatttattcacCTATATTTACGCTGAAGGAAAATCtaattatttcaaaggtgttattttaatattgatcTATGCTGTGGTGCTAATGGGATTTTGGtacaatgataaaattgagGACTTAAATGATGGTTATACAAGCAACCCACGACAACCTGGTGAAGGAATCTTCTGGTGA